In Esox lucius isolate fEsoLuc1 chromosome 3, fEsoLuc1.pri, whole genome shotgun sequence, the sequence GGTTGTGTATAAAATAGTGACCTTGCCCTTTGCCCATTACTTTGAAAGAGGGGTTATTTTGCTGGTAAGTCTGCCACGAGCTTCATTGATGAGTCTTTTCAACTGATGTATCATAATGGGCAGTAGCCATCTCAGTCTCCAAATATCTGGAGAAGCACCTTAGACCGCATATTCCATCATTTACAATGGAACACacatttctggatttctgtCTGGAAAGTTCTGGAAGTCTGGTGTGGCATTCCTCCAAAAGAGATCCAGACACTTTAAGAAAATATGCTAGggtgcattgaagctgttcttgCAGCTTGTGTTGGCATGACACTATATTAAGGAACTGTTTATGTTTCCTTTGTTTTGGCGGATTTGTGTATGTAATTTGGTTGTGGTCCTTTTCCCCAGGTGAAGAAGGCATTTTTTGCTTTAGTGGCTAACGGGGTGCGCGCTGCCCCACTATGGGACTCAGAGAAGCAGTGTTTTGTGGGTAAGCTATCTAAGCTTTGTGTATGCCAAATACCTTCGCTTGAATACAAACACCCCATGTTTTCCAAGGCATTCACTCAAATTACAGTCACTGCATGTGTTTGAGCTGATATAATTATTGTCTCCCGAAGAAATTAGGTTCGCTGAGTAGAACTGTTTGTTGACAAGAAATCAGTTGGCAACCTATGCTTTAGGGTGGTTGTTGTATCTTTATTTAAAGCTGAGACTGAGGTCTCTTACACTTGAGCCCTGTGTTACAGAAAGTAGATATGAAAAACCCCACAATAAAACCCATGGAAAGGAAGCACACACATCAAGATAAGCAATAACAGTTCAATGAGAGGTTCTTGTATGAGTTTTGCCTTACAGAGTAAGCCCTCAGTATCTCTAGTACTAAAAAGTATTGAGAGCATGTCTGATAACTTCTGGGCATTATATAATCTAAAGGATTATATTTCTTCTAATTTCAGGAATGCTGACAATCACAGACTTCATCATCATTCTACACCGATACTACAAGTCACCTTTGGTAAGTGTGATTGGAGAAATACGTTTGGAAAAGTTGGTTTACCATGGGACTCCATTTAGCAATTACTGTTGTTTTATTGGTTATAGGTGCAAATATATGAGTTGGAAGATCATAAGCTTGAGACCTGGAGAGGTATGTAGGAATATTTAGTTTATGCTTTGACATTAAATGAGATCTACAGATTTTTAAACTCACATTTTCCTCTCCTCATAGAAGTCTATTTGCAAGAGACATTCAAGCCTTTGGTGAACATTTCACCAGAATCAAGGTAAAATGCTACAGCGTAACCCGGATGTTCTACAGTCATGAATATTTATGACTGCAAGCTATTTAGGTTTGTGAATGAACAGGCAGAACTGGCCATGCAAAGGAAACatctacattttgtatttctgcATCTTTGTTTGCAGCATATTTGACGCTGTGTATTCCCTAATAAAAAACAAGATCCACCGACTGCCTGTCATAGACCCTGTGACAGGAAACCCTCTCTACATTCTCACACACAAGAGGATCCTCAAATTCCTACAGCTCTTTGTGAGTCTAACACcgggaataaaaaaaacagtatttacAATAATACACACTTACCCCCTAGAACAATTAAAACATGCTCTCTTAATACAAAAATAGCCTACTTTTCACTGGACTGCTGCCCTCTAGTGGACATAGACAAATGTAGATATACATGCATGTCCCTCATTCTTGTATGTACCAATCATAGAGATGCTGTGTAATGTGAATGTTTAAGCCTAATTAAGCCTGTGTGTTCCAGGTGTGTGAGATGCCCAAGCCAGCCTTTATGAAGCAGACCCTTGGGAAGCTGGGCATTGGCACCTACAAGAACATAGCCTACATTCACCCAGACACGCCCATCATCAAGGCCCTTCAGATCTTTGTGGAGCGGAGGGTGTCAGCCCTGCCTGTGGTGGACATGTCTGGTACATCTTCCTGTAAAACACTTCTACACATACATAAAGATGGATTGATTTTGAATTGATTCAGCTCTATGTTAATTATTATGAAAAACtgctttattgtttttttcttttctcaggAAAAGTGGTGGATATTTACTCCAAATTTGATGTCATAGTAAGTGGTCATTTTGTATATTTAGGCTTTAGTGGAAACCACAGTATGAATGTTTCCATTCAAAATGAGTCTGAATGACTCTCTGATATGTACTATGTAGAACCTGGCAGCAGAGAAGACCTACAATAACCTGGACATCACAGTGACCCAGGCCCTGAGGCATCGGTGCCAGTACTTTGAGGGGGTCATGCAATGCCACAAGCTGGATACACTGGAGACCATTGTAGATCAGATAGTCAAAGCTGAGGTGAACGTTCTTTCTCTGTCCCCGAAACACACTGCATGTACAGCGGACATTATTTCAACCGACGTGTGTCCGATGTCTCAAACTCCCCATGCCCCACTACCTCGTGTCTTTATTCATGCATTTTGTGTGTCAGGTCCATcggttggtggtggtggatgaGCACTCGGCCATTGAAGGCATCATCTCCCTGTCCGACATCCTCCAGGCTCTGGTTCTAAGCCCGGCAGGTATAGATGCTCAGTATTCCTAACTCCCTTCTCCTCCTAAACATGGACCCTGGGCAGCTGCCCCACCCCACCCTGTCCTGTCCCCCTCACACAGgtaggacacaaacaca encodes:
- the LOC105018996 gene encoding 5'-AMP-activated protein kinase subunit gamma-1 isoform X4, encoding MGSTVMESKEDNSKKTSKKKKTLRLHLPGEACCHSAGLTKGVPVRGGAASVSQSTTPLSAPARTQSRTSPASSRSIFPYPSTYQEPSPPRSPRHLGLSGLFRSSSSSSSNSSIKLFSRSRKVSGLSSSPTPPSTPTMAPSQPMFSQELHHSAPERLERSLSSPRPDSGKRLSLPPSAKPPIPSSSLIHYGFSAFQATSQPNFYGLFEGMLEKLELNDDGVAAEPESDIYTRFMKSHSCYDIVPTSSKLVVFDTGLQVKKAFFALVANGVRAAPLWDSEKQCFVGMLTITDFIIILHRYYKSPLVQIYELEDHKLETWREVYLQETFKPLVNISPESSIFDAVYSLIKNKIHRLPVIDPVTGNPLYILTHKRILKFLQLFVCEMPKPAFMKQTLGKLGIGTYKNIAYIHPDTPIIKALQIFVERRVSALPVVDMSGKVVDIYSKFDVINLAAEKTYNNLDITVTQALRHRCQYFEGVMQCHKLDTLETIVDQIVKAEVHRLVVVDEHSAIEGIISLSDILQALVLSPADVCREDGMLE
- the LOC105018996 gene encoding 5'-AMP-activated protein kinase subunit gamma-1 isoform X3 codes for the protein MSLQFQDLSAFASPIQYGRSGGSEKDCTPKGEACCHSAGLTKGVPVRGGAASVSQSTTPLSAPARTQSRTSPASSRSIFPYPSTYQEPSPPRSPRHLGLSGLFRSSSSSSSNSSIKLFSRSRKVSGLSSSPTPPSTPTMAPSQPMFSQELHHSAPERLERSLSSPRPDSGKRLSLPPSAKPPIPSSSLIHYGFSAFQATSQPNFYGLFEGMLEKLELNDDGVAAEPESDIYTRFMKSHSCYDIVPTSSKLVVFDTGLQVKKAFFALVANGVRAAPLWDSEKQCFVGMLTITDFIIILHRYYKSPLVQIYELEDHKLETWREVYLQETFKPLVNISPESSIFDAVYSLIKNKIHRLPVIDPVTGNPLYILTHKRILKFLQLFVCEMPKPAFMKQTLGKLGIGTYKNIAYIHPDTPIIKALQIFVERRVSALPVVDMSGKVVDIYSKFDVINLAAEKTYNNLDITVTQALRHRCQYFEGVMQCHKLDTLETIVDQIVKAEVHRLVVVDEHSAIEGIISLSDILQALVLSPADVCREDGMLE
- the LOC105018996 gene encoding 5'-AMP-activated protein kinase subunit gamma-2 isoform X8, with the translated sequence MLEKLELNDDGVAAEPESDIYTRFMKSHSCYDIVPTSSKLVVFDTGLQVKKAFFALVANGVRAAPLWDSEKQCFVGMLTITDFIIILHRYYKSPLVQIYELEDHKLETWREVYLQETFKPLVNISPESSIFDAVYSLIKNKIHRLPVIDPVTGNPLYILTHKRILKFLQLFVCEMPKPAFMKQTLGKLGIGTYKNIAYIHPDTPIIKALQIFVERRVSALPVVDMSGKVVDIYSKFDVINLAAEKTYNNLDITVTQALRHRCQYFEGVMQCHKLDTLETIVDQIVKAEVHRLVVVDEHSAIEGIISLSDILQALVLSPADVCREDGMLE
- the LOC105018996 gene encoding 5'-AMP-activated protein kinase subunit gamma-1 isoform X5, whose amino-acid sequence is MKRFGSLRRSKKRKEQDLLVAGRHQSEAPCLPVSGLSSSPTPPSTPTMAPSQPMFSQELHHSAPERLERSLSSPRPDSGKRLSLPPSAKPPIPSSSLIHYGFSAFQATSQPNFYGLFEGMLEKLELNDDGVAAEPESDIYTRFMKSHSCYDIVPTSSKLVVFDTGLQVKKAFFALVANGVRAAPLWDSEKQCFVGMLTITDFIIILHRYYKSPLVQIYELEDHKLETWREVYLQETFKPLVNISPESSIFDAVYSLIKNKIHRLPVIDPVTGNPLYILTHKRILKFLQLFVCEMPKPAFMKQTLGKLGIGTYKNIAYIHPDTPIIKALQIFVERRVSALPVVDMSGKVVDIYSKFDVINLAAEKTYNNLDITVTQALRHRCQYFEGVMQCHKLDTLETIVDQIVKAEVHRLVVVDEHSAIEGIISLSDILQALVLSPADVCREDGMLE
- the LOC105018996 gene encoding 5'-AMP-activated protein kinase subunit gamma-1 isoform X6, with amino-acid sequence MAPSQPMFSQELHHSAPERLERSLSSPRPDSGKRLSLPPSAKPPIPSSSLIHYGFSAFQATSQPNFYGLFEGMLEKLELNDDGVAAEPESDIYTRFMKSHSCYDIVPTSSKLVVFDTGLQVKKAFFALVANGVRAAPLWDSEKQCFVGMLTITDFIIILHRYYKSPLVQIYELEDHKLETWREVYLQETFKPLVNISPESSIFDAVYSLIKNKIHRLPVIDPVTGNPLYILTHKRILKFLQLFVCEMPKPAFMKQTLGKLGIGTYKNIAYIHPDTPIIKALQIFVERRVSALPVVDMSGKVVDIYSKFDVINLAAEKTYNNLDITVTQALRHRCQYFEGVMQCHKLDTLETIVDQIVKAEVHRLVVVDEHSAIEGIISLSDILQALVLSPADVCREDGMLE
- the LOC105018996 gene encoding 5'-AMP-activated protein kinase subunit gamma-1 isoform X7 gives rise to the protein MYASRIALCKLLHFNVLQKIVMGICSFSLLGNIGFPNMAKLVVPWKNFYGLFEGMLEKLELNDDGVAAEPESDIYTRFMKSHSCYDIVPTSSKLVVFDTGLQVKKAFFALVANGVRAAPLWDSEKQCFVGMLTITDFIIILHRYYKSPLVQIYELEDHKLETWREVYLQETFKPLVNISPESSIFDAVYSLIKNKIHRLPVIDPVTGNPLYILTHKRILKFLQLFVCEMPKPAFMKQTLGKLGIGTYKNIAYIHPDTPIIKALQIFVERRVSALPVVDMSGKVVDIYSKFDVINLAAEKTYNNLDITVTQALRHRCQYFEGVMQCHKLDTLETIVDQIVKAEVHRLVVVDEHSAIEGIISLSDILQALVLSPADVCREDGMLE